From a single Cotesia glomerata isolate CgM1 linkage group LG6, MPM_Cglom_v2.3, whole genome shotgun sequence genomic region:
- the LOC123266938 gene encoding uncharacterized protein LOC123266938 — protein sequence MADTVEEMDTGAEGDGESVTEDRSDTGVRSGKRKDRNSPDPTVNQVMKKKDTKPSPPKEVAARSAKNKEVDAWQKVESKKRRLEQDHLSKQLPKEPRPEPKRKKSREWIRPDALIIRPAEKEKYSEILRRIKRDVPADQVRNTVEKIRRTMTGDMLITLSKKSADKGQALQRTITGIFQDDAKVVCKGPQETIEIRDIDEETTKEEIQAALKEEGGKDHEIPLEGIKIRKAFRGTQTAAVTLPMTIARKLVEGTGKIHVGWVNCRIKATTRLIQCFKCWHFGHVGPQCKSQVDRSKLCIRCGQEGHRIADCKNSAKCAICADQQGAKDVAHYAGTYRCPVYQEALQKLTNKQA from the exons ATGGCAG ACACCGTCGAAGAGATGGACACCGGTGCCGAAGGCGATGGTGAATCTGTAACAGAAGACAGAAGCGACACTGGTGTCAGGTCTGGGAAGAGGAAAGACCGTAACTCTCCTGACCCAACGGTCAACCAAgtaatgaagaaaaaggacACAAAACCAAGTCCTCCGAAAGAAGTGGCGGCACGGAGTGCCAAAAATAAGGAGGTCGACGCGTGGCAAAAAGTAGAATCGAAGAAGAGAAGGCTGGAGCAGGATCACCTCTCAAAGCAATTGCCGAAGGAGCCACGACCGGaacctaagcggaaaaaatcGCGCGAATGGATCAGACCTGACGCGCTGATAATCCGCCCTGCCGAAAAAGAGAAGTATTCCGAGATATTGCGCCGCATAAAGCGTGATGTCCCAGCAGACCAGGTTCGAAATACCGTCGAGAAGATCCGCAGGACGATGACCGGAGATATGCTGATCACGTTGTCAAAGAAAAGTgctgacaaaggccaagcctTGCAGAGGACCATCACAGGAATTTTTCAAGACGATGCTAAGGTAGTCTGTAAAGGTCCACAGGAGACCATTGAGATTCGAGACATCGACGAAGAAACGACGAAGGAAGAGATCCAGGCCGCCCTGAAAGAGGAAGGTGGAAAAGATCATGAGATACCTCTAGAAGGAATAAAAATCCGTAAGGCTTTCAGAGGTACGCAGACGGCTGCAGTCACTTTACCTATGACCATCGCGCGAAAATTAGTGGAAGGAACCGGCAAGATCCATGTCGGGTGGGTTAACTGCCGAATCAAAGCGACGACGAGACTTATccaatgctttaaatgctggcactttggacatGTTGGGCCCCAATGTAAAAGCCAAGTAGACCGATCTAAACTCTGCATCAGATGTGGACAAGAAGGGCACCGTATCGCGGACTGTAAAAATTCTGCCAAGTGTGCAATATGTGCTGACCAGCAAGGAGCAAAGGACGTGGCTCACTATGCCGGCACCTACAGATGCCCGGTATATCAGGAGGCGctccagaagttgacgaacaaacaaGCATGA